In one Suricata suricatta isolate VVHF042 chromosome 9, meerkat_22Aug2017_6uvM2_HiC, whole genome shotgun sequence genomic region, the following are encoded:
- the VPS18 gene encoding vacuolar protein sorting-associated protein 18 homolog isoform X1: MASILDEYEDSLSRSAILQPGCPTVGIPHSGYVNAQLEKEVPIFTKQRIDFTPSERITNLVVSCNQLCMSLGKDTLLRIDLGKANEPNHVELGRKDDARVHKMFLDHTGCHLLIALSSTEVLYVNRNGQKVRPLARWKGQLVESVGWNKALGTESSTGPILVGTAQGHIFEAELSASEGGLFGPAPDLYFRPLYVLNEEGGPAPVCSLEAERGPDGRGFVIATTRQRLFQFIGRAAEGAEAQGFSGLFAAYTDHPPPFREFPSSLGYSELAFYTPKLRSAPRAFAWMMGDGVLYGALDCGRPDSLLSEERVWEYPEGVGPGASPPLAVVLTQFHFLLLLADRVEAVCTLTGQVVLRDHFLEKFGPLKHMVKDSSTGHLWAYTERAVFRYHVQREARDVWRTYLDMNRFDLAKEYCRERPDCLDTVLAREADFCFRQRRYLESARCYALTQSYFEEIALKFLEARQEEALVEFLQRKLASLKPAERTQATLLTTWLTELYLSRLGALQGDPEALNLYRETRERFRAFLSSPRHKEWLFASRASIHELLASHGDTEHMVYFAVIMQDYERVVAYHCQHEAYEEALAVLARHRDPQLFYKFSPILIRHIPRQLVDAWIELGSRLDARQLIPALVNYSQGGEAQQVSQAIRYMEFCVNELGETEQAIHNYLLSLYARGQPASLLAYLEQAGASPHRVHYDLKYALRLCAEHGHHRACVHVYKVLELYEEAVDLALQVDVDLAKQCADLPEEDEELRKKLWLKIARHVVQEEEDVQTAMACLASCPLLKIEDVLPFFPDFVTIDHFKEAICSSLKAYNHHIQELQREMEEATASAQRIRRDLQELRGRYGTVEPQDKCATCDFPLLNRPFYLFLCGHMFHADCLLQAVRPGLPAYKQARLEELQRKLGAAPAPTKGSARAKEADGGAAAGGPSREQLKADLDELVAAECVYCGELMIRSIDRPFIDPQRYEEEHLSWL; encoded by the exons ATGGCGTCCATCCTGGATGAATATGAGGACTCCCTGTCCCGCTCAGCCATCTTGCAGCCCGGCTGCCCCACCGTGGGCATCCCCCACTCGG GGTATGTGAATGCCCAGCTAGAGAAGGAAGTGCCCATCTTCACAAAGCAACGCATTGACTTTACCCCTTCTGAGCGTATCACCAATCTTGTTGTCTCCTGCAATCAGCTCTGCATGAGCCTGGGCAAGGATACACTGCTCCG CATTGACTTGGGCAAGGCCAATGAACCCAACCATGTGGAGCTGGGACGCAAGGATGACGCCAGAGTTCACAAGATGTTTCTGGACCACACTG gctgTCACCTGCTGATTGCTCTGAGCAGCACTGAGGTCCTCTATGTGAACCGTAATGGACAGAAGGTTCGGCCACTGGCTCGCTGGAAAGGGCAGCTGGTGGAGAGTGTGGGCTGGAACAAGGCACTGGGCACTGAGAGCAGCACAGGCCCCATCTTGGTCGGCACTGCCCAAGGCCACATCTTTGAAGCCGAGCTCTCAGCCAGCGAGGGTGGGCTTTTTGGCCCTGCCCCAGATCTTTACTTCCGTCCATTGTATGTACTAAATGAAGAAGGGGGTCCGGCGCCTGTCTGCTCCCTTGAGGCTGAGCGGGGTCCCGATGGGCGTGGCTTTGTTATCGCCACAACTCGGCAGCGCCTCTTCCAGTTCATAGGTCGAGCAGCAGAGGGGGCTGAGGCCCAGGGCTTCTCAGGGCTCTTTGCTGCCTACACTGACCACCCACCCCCATTCCGTGAGTTCCCCAGCAGTCTGGGCTACAGCGAGTTGGCCTTCTATACCCCCAAGTTGCGCTCTGCACCTCGGGCCTTCGCCTGGATGATGGGGGATGGTGTGTTGTATGGAGCATTGGACTGTGGGCGCCCCGATTCCCTGCTGAGTGAGGAGCGAGTCTGGGAGTACCCAGAAGGGGTAGGTCCTGGGGCCAGCCCACCCCTGGCTGTCGTCCTGACCCAGTTCCACTTCCTGCTGCTGTTGGCGGACCGGGTGGAGGCAGTGTGCACGCTGACCGGGCAGGTGGTGCTGCGGGATCACTTCCTGGAGAAGTTTGGGCCACTGAAGCACATGGTGAAGGACTCCTCCACGGGCCATCTGTGGGCCTACACTGAGCGGGCCGTCTTCCGCTACCATGTGCAACGGGAGGCCCGGGATGTCTGGCGCACCTACCTGGACATGAACCGCTTCGACCTGGCCAAAGAGTATTGCCGAGAGCGGCCTGACTGCCTGGACACGGTCCTGGCCCGGGAGGCTGATTTCTGCTTTCGCCAGCGTCGTTACCTGGAGAGCGCCCGCTGCTACGCCCTGACCCAGAGCTACTTTGAGGAGATTGCCCTCAAGTTCTTGGAGGCCCGACAGGAGGAGGCTCTGGTTGAGTTCCTGCAGCGAAAATTGGCCAGTTTGAAGCCAGCCGAGCGTACACAGGCCACGCTGCTTACCACCTGGCTGACAGAGCTTTACCTGAGCCGGCTCGGGGCTCTGCAGGGTGATCCTGAGGCCCTGAACTTATACCGGGAAACACGAGAGCGCTTCCGGGCCTTCCTCAGCAGCCCCCGCCACAAGGAGTGGCTCTTTGCCAGCCGGGCCTCCATCCATGAACTGCTTGCCAGCCATGGGGACACGGAACACATGGTGTACTTTGCCGTGATCATGCAGGACTATGAGCGGGTGGTGGCGTACCACTGCCAGCATGAGGCCTATGAGGAAGCCTTGGCCGTGCTTGCTCGTCACCGTGACCCTCAGCTTTTCTATAAGTTCTCACCCATCCTCATTCGTCACATCCCCCGCCAGCTGGTGGATGCTTGGATTGAGCTGGGCAGCCGGCTGGATGCCCGGCAGCTGATTCCCGCCCTGGTGAATTATAGCCAGGGTGGCGAGGCCCAGCAAGTGAGCCAGGCCATCCGCTACATGGAGTTCTGTGTGAATGAGCTGGGCGAGACTGAGCAGGCTATTCACAACTACCTGCTGTCGCTGTATGCCCGAGGCCAGCCCGCCTCACTGCTGGCCTACCTCGAGCAGGCGGGAGCCAGCCCGCACCGTGTGCATTACGACCTCAAGTATGCGCTGCGGCTCTGCGCTGAGCACGGCCACCACCGTGCTTGTGTCCATGTATACAAGGTCCTAGAGCTGTATGAGGAGGCTGTGGACCTGGCGCTGCAG GTGGATGTGGACCTGGCCAAACAGTGTGCTGACTTGCCTGAGGAAGATGAGGAATTGCGCAAGAAACTGTGGCTAAAGATTGCACGGCACGTGgtgcaggaggaggaagatgtgCAGACAGCCATGGCCTGTCTGGCCAGCTGCCCTTTGCTCAAGATTGAGGATGTGCTGCCCTTCTTTCCTGACTTCGTCACTATTGACCACTTCAAAGAGGCGATCTGCAGCTCACTCAAGGCTTACAACCACCACATCCAGGAGCTGCAGCGGGAGATGGAAGAGGCCACAGCCAGCGCCCAGCGCATCCGGCGAGACCTACAGGAGCTGCGGGGCCGCTACGGCACAGTGGAGCCCCAGGACAAATGTGCTACTTGCGACTTCCCCCTACTCAACCGCCCTTTTTACCTTTTCCTCTGTGGCCACATGTTCCACGCCGACTGCTTGCTGCAGGCCGTGCGGCCTGGCCTGCCGGCCTACAAGCAGGCCCGGCTCGAGGAGCTGCAGCGCAAGTTGGGGGCTGCGCCGGCCCCTACCAAGGGCTCTGCCCGTGCGAAGGAGGCCGACGGCGGGGCTGCCGCTGGGGGGCCCAGTCGGGAACAGCTCAAGGCTGACCTAGATGAACTGGTGGCCGCTGAGTGCGTGTACTGTGGGGAACTGATGATCCGCTCTATTGACCGGCCCTTCATTGACCCCCAGCGCTATGAGGAGGAGCACCTCAGCTGGCTGTAG
- the VPS18 gene encoding vacuolar protein sorting-associated protein 18 homolog isoform X2, with amino-acid sequence MSLGKDTLLRIDLGKANEPNHVELGRKDDARVHKMFLDHTGCHLLIALSSTEVLYVNRNGQKVRPLARWKGQLVESVGWNKALGTESSTGPILVGTAQGHIFEAELSASEGGLFGPAPDLYFRPLYVLNEEGGPAPVCSLEAERGPDGRGFVIATTRQRLFQFIGRAAEGAEAQGFSGLFAAYTDHPPPFREFPSSLGYSELAFYTPKLRSAPRAFAWMMGDGVLYGALDCGRPDSLLSEERVWEYPEGVGPGASPPLAVVLTQFHFLLLLADRVEAVCTLTGQVVLRDHFLEKFGPLKHMVKDSSTGHLWAYTERAVFRYHVQREARDVWRTYLDMNRFDLAKEYCRERPDCLDTVLAREADFCFRQRRYLESARCYALTQSYFEEIALKFLEARQEEALVEFLQRKLASLKPAERTQATLLTTWLTELYLSRLGALQGDPEALNLYRETRERFRAFLSSPRHKEWLFASRASIHELLASHGDTEHMVYFAVIMQDYERVVAYHCQHEAYEEALAVLARHRDPQLFYKFSPILIRHIPRQLVDAWIELGSRLDARQLIPALVNYSQGGEAQQVSQAIRYMEFCVNELGETEQAIHNYLLSLYARGQPASLLAYLEQAGASPHRVHYDLKYALRLCAEHGHHRACVHVYKVLELYEEAVDLALQVDVDLAKQCADLPEEDEELRKKLWLKIARHVVQEEEDVQTAMACLASCPLLKIEDVLPFFPDFVTIDHFKEAICSSLKAYNHHIQELQREMEEATASAQRIRRDLQELRGRYGTVEPQDKCATCDFPLLNRPFYLFLCGHMFHADCLLQAVRPGLPAYKQARLEELQRKLGAAPAPTKGSARAKEADGGAAAGGPSREQLKADLDELVAAECVYCGELMIRSIDRPFIDPQRYEEEHLSWL; translated from the exons ATGAGCCTGGGCAAGGATACACTGCTCCG CATTGACTTGGGCAAGGCCAATGAACCCAACCATGTGGAGCTGGGACGCAAGGATGACGCCAGAGTTCACAAGATGTTTCTGGACCACACTG gctgTCACCTGCTGATTGCTCTGAGCAGCACTGAGGTCCTCTATGTGAACCGTAATGGACAGAAGGTTCGGCCACTGGCTCGCTGGAAAGGGCAGCTGGTGGAGAGTGTGGGCTGGAACAAGGCACTGGGCACTGAGAGCAGCACAGGCCCCATCTTGGTCGGCACTGCCCAAGGCCACATCTTTGAAGCCGAGCTCTCAGCCAGCGAGGGTGGGCTTTTTGGCCCTGCCCCAGATCTTTACTTCCGTCCATTGTATGTACTAAATGAAGAAGGGGGTCCGGCGCCTGTCTGCTCCCTTGAGGCTGAGCGGGGTCCCGATGGGCGTGGCTTTGTTATCGCCACAACTCGGCAGCGCCTCTTCCAGTTCATAGGTCGAGCAGCAGAGGGGGCTGAGGCCCAGGGCTTCTCAGGGCTCTTTGCTGCCTACACTGACCACCCACCCCCATTCCGTGAGTTCCCCAGCAGTCTGGGCTACAGCGAGTTGGCCTTCTATACCCCCAAGTTGCGCTCTGCACCTCGGGCCTTCGCCTGGATGATGGGGGATGGTGTGTTGTATGGAGCATTGGACTGTGGGCGCCCCGATTCCCTGCTGAGTGAGGAGCGAGTCTGGGAGTACCCAGAAGGGGTAGGTCCTGGGGCCAGCCCACCCCTGGCTGTCGTCCTGACCCAGTTCCACTTCCTGCTGCTGTTGGCGGACCGGGTGGAGGCAGTGTGCACGCTGACCGGGCAGGTGGTGCTGCGGGATCACTTCCTGGAGAAGTTTGGGCCACTGAAGCACATGGTGAAGGACTCCTCCACGGGCCATCTGTGGGCCTACACTGAGCGGGCCGTCTTCCGCTACCATGTGCAACGGGAGGCCCGGGATGTCTGGCGCACCTACCTGGACATGAACCGCTTCGACCTGGCCAAAGAGTATTGCCGAGAGCGGCCTGACTGCCTGGACACGGTCCTGGCCCGGGAGGCTGATTTCTGCTTTCGCCAGCGTCGTTACCTGGAGAGCGCCCGCTGCTACGCCCTGACCCAGAGCTACTTTGAGGAGATTGCCCTCAAGTTCTTGGAGGCCCGACAGGAGGAGGCTCTGGTTGAGTTCCTGCAGCGAAAATTGGCCAGTTTGAAGCCAGCCGAGCGTACACAGGCCACGCTGCTTACCACCTGGCTGACAGAGCTTTACCTGAGCCGGCTCGGGGCTCTGCAGGGTGATCCTGAGGCCCTGAACTTATACCGGGAAACACGAGAGCGCTTCCGGGCCTTCCTCAGCAGCCCCCGCCACAAGGAGTGGCTCTTTGCCAGCCGGGCCTCCATCCATGAACTGCTTGCCAGCCATGGGGACACGGAACACATGGTGTACTTTGCCGTGATCATGCAGGACTATGAGCGGGTGGTGGCGTACCACTGCCAGCATGAGGCCTATGAGGAAGCCTTGGCCGTGCTTGCTCGTCACCGTGACCCTCAGCTTTTCTATAAGTTCTCACCCATCCTCATTCGTCACATCCCCCGCCAGCTGGTGGATGCTTGGATTGAGCTGGGCAGCCGGCTGGATGCCCGGCAGCTGATTCCCGCCCTGGTGAATTATAGCCAGGGTGGCGAGGCCCAGCAAGTGAGCCAGGCCATCCGCTACATGGAGTTCTGTGTGAATGAGCTGGGCGAGACTGAGCAGGCTATTCACAACTACCTGCTGTCGCTGTATGCCCGAGGCCAGCCCGCCTCACTGCTGGCCTACCTCGAGCAGGCGGGAGCCAGCCCGCACCGTGTGCATTACGACCTCAAGTATGCGCTGCGGCTCTGCGCTGAGCACGGCCACCACCGTGCTTGTGTCCATGTATACAAGGTCCTAGAGCTGTATGAGGAGGCTGTGGACCTGGCGCTGCAG GTGGATGTGGACCTGGCCAAACAGTGTGCTGACTTGCCTGAGGAAGATGAGGAATTGCGCAAGAAACTGTGGCTAAAGATTGCACGGCACGTGgtgcaggaggaggaagatgtgCAGACAGCCATGGCCTGTCTGGCCAGCTGCCCTTTGCTCAAGATTGAGGATGTGCTGCCCTTCTTTCCTGACTTCGTCACTATTGACCACTTCAAAGAGGCGATCTGCAGCTCACTCAAGGCTTACAACCACCACATCCAGGAGCTGCAGCGGGAGATGGAAGAGGCCACAGCCAGCGCCCAGCGCATCCGGCGAGACCTACAGGAGCTGCGGGGCCGCTACGGCACAGTGGAGCCCCAGGACAAATGTGCTACTTGCGACTTCCCCCTACTCAACCGCCCTTTTTACCTTTTCCTCTGTGGCCACATGTTCCACGCCGACTGCTTGCTGCAGGCCGTGCGGCCTGGCCTGCCGGCCTACAAGCAGGCCCGGCTCGAGGAGCTGCAGCGCAAGTTGGGGGCTGCGCCGGCCCCTACCAAGGGCTCTGCCCGTGCGAAGGAGGCCGACGGCGGGGCTGCCGCTGGGGGGCCCAGTCGGGAACAGCTCAAGGCTGACCTAGATGAACTGGTGGCCGCTGAGTGCGTGTACTGTGGGGAACTGATGATCCGCTCTATTGACCGGCCCTTCATTGACCCCCAGCGCTATGAGGAGGAGCACCTCAGCTGGCTGTAG
- the VPS18 gene encoding vacuolar protein sorting-associated protein 18 homolog isoform X3 yields MSIDLGKANEPNHVELGRKDDARVHKMFLDHTGCHLLIALSSTEVLYVNRNGQKVRPLARWKGQLVESVGWNKALGTESSTGPILVGTAQGHIFEAELSASEGGLFGPAPDLYFRPLYVLNEEGGPAPVCSLEAERGPDGRGFVIATTRQRLFQFIGRAAEGAEAQGFSGLFAAYTDHPPPFREFPSSLGYSELAFYTPKLRSAPRAFAWMMGDGVLYGALDCGRPDSLLSEERVWEYPEGVGPGASPPLAVVLTQFHFLLLLADRVEAVCTLTGQVVLRDHFLEKFGPLKHMVKDSSTGHLWAYTERAVFRYHVQREARDVWRTYLDMNRFDLAKEYCRERPDCLDTVLAREADFCFRQRRYLESARCYALTQSYFEEIALKFLEARQEEALVEFLQRKLASLKPAERTQATLLTTWLTELYLSRLGALQGDPEALNLYRETRERFRAFLSSPRHKEWLFASRASIHELLASHGDTEHMVYFAVIMQDYERVVAYHCQHEAYEEALAVLARHRDPQLFYKFSPILIRHIPRQLVDAWIELGSRLDARQLIPALVNYSQGGEAQQVSQAIRYMEFCVNELGETEQAIHNYLLSLYARGQPASLLAYLEQAGASPHRVHYDLKYALRLCAEHGHHRACVHVYKVLELYEEAVDLALQVDVDLAKQCADLPEEDEELRKKLWLKIARHVVQEEEDVQTAMACLASCPLLKIEDVLPFFPDFVTIDHFKEAICSSLKAYNHHIQELQREMEEATASAQRIRRDLQELRGRYGTVEPQDKCATCDFPLLNRPFYLFLCGHMFHADCLLQAVRPGLPAYKQARLEELQRKLGAAPAPTKGSARAKEADGGAAAGGPSREQLKADLDELVAAECVYCGELMIRSIDRPFIDPQRYEEEHLSWL; encoded by the exons ATGAG CATTGACTTGGGCAAGGCCAATGAACCCAACCATGTGGAGCTGGGACGCAAGGATGACGCCAGAGTTCACAAGATGTTTCTGGACCACACTG gctgTCACCTGCTGATTGCTCTGAGCAGCACTGAGGTCCTCTATGTGAACCGTAATGGACAGAAGGTTCGGCCACTGGCTCGCTGGAAAGGGCAGCTGGTGGAGAGTGTGGGCTGGAACAAGGCACTGGGCACTGAGAGCAGCACAGGCCCCATCTTGGTCGGCACTGCCCAAGGCCACATCTTTGAAGCCGAGCTCTCAGCCAGCGAGGGTGGGCTTTTTGGCCCTGCCCCAGATCTTTACTTCCGTCCATTGTATGTACTAAATGAAGAAGGGGGTCCGGCGCCTGTCTGCTCCCTTGAGGCTGAGCGGGGTCCCGATGGGCGTGGCTTTGTTATCGCCACAACTCGGCAGCGCCTCTTCCAGTTCATAGGTCGAGCAGCAGAGGGGGCTGAGGCCCAGGGCTTCTCAGGGCTCTTTGCTGCCTACACTGACCACCCACCCCCATTCCGTGAGTTCCCCAGCAGTCTGGGCTACAGCGAGTTGGCCTTCTATACCCCCAAGTTGCGCTCTGCACCTCGGGCCTTCGCCTGGATGATGGGGGATGGTGTGTTGTATGGAGCATTGGACTGTGGGCGCCCCGATTCCCTGCTGAGTGAGGAGCGAGTCTGGGAGTACCCAGAAGGGGTAGGTCCTGGGGCCAGCCCACCCCTGGCTGTCGTCCTGACCCAGTTCCACTTCCTGCTGCTGTTGGCGGACCGGGTGGAGGCAGTGTGCACGCTGACCGGGCAGGTGGTGCTGCGGGATCACTTCCTGGAGAAGTTTGGGCCACTGAAGCACATGGTGAAGGACTCCTCCACGGGCCATCTGTGGGCCTACACTGAGCGGGCCGTCTTCCGCTACCATGTGCAACGGGAGGCCCGGGATGTCTGGCGCACCTACCTGGACATGAACCGCTTCGACCTGGCCAAAGAGTATTGCCGAGAGCGGCCTGACTGCCTGGACACGGTCCTGGCCCGGGAGGCTGATTTCTGCTTTCGCCAGCGTCGTTACCTGGAGAGCGCCCGCTGCTACGCCCTGACCCAGAGCTACTTTGAGGAGATTGCCCTCAAGTTCTTGGAGGCCCGACAGGAGGAGGCTCTGGTTGAGTTCCTGCAGCGAAAATTGGCCAGTTTGAAGCCAGCCGAGCGTACACAGGCCACGCTGCTTACCACCTGGCTGACAGAGCTTTACCTGAGCCGGCTCGGGGCTCTGCAGGGTGATCCTGAGGCCCTGAACTTATACCGGGAAACACGAGAGCGCTTCCGGGCCTTCCTCAGCAGCCCCCGCCACAAGGAGTGGCTCTTTGCCAGCCGGGCCTCCATCCATGAACTGCTTGCCAGCCATGGGGACACGGAACACATGGTGTACTTTGCCGTGATCATGCAGGACTATGAGCGGGTGGTGGCGTACCACTGCCAGCATGAGGCCTATGAGGAAGCCTTGGCCGTGCTTGCTCGTCACCGTGACCCTCAGCTTTTCTATAAGTTCTCACCCATCCTCATTCGTCACATCCCCCGCCAGCTGGTGGATGCTTGGATTGAGCTGGGCAGCCGGCTGGATGCCCGGCAGCTGATTCCCGCCCTGGTGAATTATAGCCAGGGTGGCGAGGCCCAGCAAGTGAGCCAGGCCATCCGCTACATGGAGTTCTGTGTGAATGAGCTGGGCGAGACTGAGCAGGCTATTCACAACTACCTGCTGTCGCTGTATGCCCGAGGCCAGCCCGCCTCACTGCTGGCCTACCTCGAGCAGGCGGGAGCCAGCCCGCACCGTGTGCATTACGACCTCAAGTATGCGCTGCGGCTCTGCGCTGAGCACGGCCACCACCGTGCTTGTGTCCATGTATACAAGGTCCTAGAGCTGTATGAGGAGGCTGTGGACCTGGCGCTGCAG GTGGATGTGGACCTGGCCAAACAGTGTGCTGACTTGCCTGAGGAAGATGAGGAATTGCGCAAGAAACTGTGGCTAAAGATTGCACGGCACGTGgtgcaggaggaggaagatgtgCAGACAGCCATGGCCTGTCTGGCCAGCTGCCCTTTGCTCAAGATTGAGGATGTGCTGCCCTTCTTTCCTGACTTCGTCACTATTGACCACTTCAAAGAGGCGATCTGCAGCTCACTCAAGGCTTACAACCACCACATCCAGGAGCTGCAGCGGGAGATGGAAGAGGCCACAGCCAGCGCCCAGCGCATCCGGCGAGACCTACAGGAGCTGCGGGGCCGCTACGGCACAGTGGAGCCCCAGGACAAATGTGCTACTTGCGACTTCCCCCTACTCAACCGCCCTTTTTACCTTTTCCTCTGTGGCCACATGTTCCACGCCGACTGCTTGCTGCAGGCCGTGCGGCCTGGCCTGCCGGCCTACAAGCAGGCCCGGCTCGAGGAGCTGCAGCGCAAGTTGGGGGCTGCGCCGGCCCCTACCAAGGGCTCTGCCCGTGCGAAGGAGGCCGACGGCGGGGCTGCCGCTGGGGGGCCCAGTCGGGAACAGCTCAAGGCTGACCTAGATGAACTGGTGGCCGCTGAGTGCGTGTACTGTGGGGAACTGATGATCCGCTCTATTGACCGGCCCTTCATTGACCCCCAGCGCTATGAGGAGGAGCACCTCAGCTGGCTGTAG